A genomic region of Streptomyces sp. NBC_00247 contains the following coding sequences:
- a CDS encoding glycosyl hydrolase family 95 catalytic domain-containing protein, producing MIRGTWEPRPAVRWEDAFLSGNGHHGAMVYGDPVDDRVIVNHHTLVRPNGSEHLRPPELSGELGPLQDALLAGDTQAAERFGAGRPLVWVQPFHPAFQTRVRRSGTDGLAPQGPGDTAPPAGPESSPYRREVDFTSGETTASSGHWRSQVFVSRADDVIAQRITGLAPAVEVSLDPALPGAPAGLAVGRSTVLTPHGARLALRLRYPDGELSCLGVTTLRAEGGTVSVDGDGIRVTGAQSVLLLTRVRRGLGDPDLEAEWAALPDTGYAELFDRHMPLHRGAFARCAFSLHDEEPARRSLPGSELLRHPDSPALLERLFAAGRYHLLSASGLLPPRLTGLWTGDWDTAWSGAFTTNANLNLQVSSASAADLPEVLDAHTRLIEGQLEHWRDNARALFGTRGIVAPSHSDGESGHTRHFQRAYPLHLWTAGADWLLQPLLDHAAATGAVWESLVSACVEVADFYTDFLTREGPDGSVAIVPSYSPENRPANASWGAVNATMDIAAARHALTAAADLAPGHPDAGHWRSLAGRLPHYLVNEDGALAEWAWPGLRETYDHRHLSHLYPVWPLDEINPYDTPRLAGAAHRALALRGSENDSAHGHLHHALVAARLRDRSRVSSALASVLAGDFFHDSLMSAHYPARDVYNADAAHALPAVVLEMLVQSTPGRLVLLPALPAAYPRGSLRGVRTRFGAALDLTWTPDEVTAVLRPARDVRVELRTGPPPGAPAGAAEPGAASWITLTAGADRVLTVPRREAAGR from the coding sequence ATGATCCGGGGCACCTGGGAGCCGCGGCCCGCCGTCCGCTGGGAGGACGCCTTCCTCAGCGGGAACGGTCACCACGGTGCGATGGTGTACGGCGACCCGGTCGACGACCGGGTCATCGTCAACCACCACACCCTCGTCCGGCCCAACGGCAGCGAGCACCTGCGCCCGCCGGAACTGTCCGGGGAACTCGGCCCGCTCCAGGACGCGTTGCTGGCCGGGGACACCCAGGCGGCCGAACGCTTCGGCGCGGGCCGGCCGCTGGTGTGGGTACAGCCGTTCCACCCGGCGTTCCAGACCCGGGTGCGGCGTTCCGGGACGGACGGCCTCGCGCCCCAGGGCCCGGGGGACACCGCTCCCCCGGCCGGACCCGAATCGTCGCCCTACCGCCGCGAGGTGGACTTCACCTCGGGCGAGACCACCGCCTCCTCGGGCCACTGGCGCAGCCAGGTGTTCGTGTCGCGGGCCGACGACGTGATCGCGCAGCGCATCACCGGATTGGCGCCGGCCGTCGAGGTCTCGCTCGACCCGGCCCTGCCCGGCGCTCCGGCGGGTCTGGCCGTCGGCCGCTCGACGGTGCTGACACCGCACGGCGCCCGCCTCGCGCTGCGCCTGCGCTACCCGGACGGCGAACTGTCGTGTCTCGGCGTGACGACGCTGCGCGCCGAGGGCGGCACCGTGTCGGTGGACGGCGACGGCATCCGTGTCACGGGCGCCCAGAGCGTGCTGCTGCTCACCCGGGTGCGCCGTGGACTCGGCGACCCCGATCTCGAAGCCGAGTGGGCAGCCCTGCCGGACACCGGCTACGCCGAGCTTTTTGACCGTCACATGCCCCTGCACCGGGGCGCTTTCGCCCGTTGCGCGTTCTCCCTGCACGACGAGGAGCCGGCCCGTCGGAGCCTGCCGGGCAGTGAACTGCTGCGCCACCCGGACAGCCCCGCGCTGCTGGAGCGGTTGTTCGCGGCGGGCCGTTACCACCTGCTCTCCGCGTCGGGGCTGCTGCCACCACGGCTGACCGGCTTGTGGACGGGCGACTGGGACACCGCATGGTCGGGGGCCTTCACCACCAACGCCAACCTCAACCTCCAGGTGTCCTCGGCCTCCGCGGCGGATCTGCCCGAGGTGCTGGACGCCCATACTCGCCTGATCGAGGGCCAGTTGGAACACTGGCGGGACAACGCCAGGGCGCTCTTCGGCACCCGGGGCATCGTCGCTCCCTCCCACTCGGACGGCGAGTCGGGCCACACCCGCCACTTCCAGCGGGCCTATCCGCTGCACCTGTGGACGGCAGGCGCCGACTGGCTGTTGCAACCCCTGCTCGATCACGCGGCGGCCACCGGCGCGGTTTGGGAGTCACTGGTCTCGGCCTGTGTCGAAGTCGCCGATTTCTACACGGACTTCCTCACGCGCGAGGGTCCGGACGGGAGTGTGGCGATCGTCCCCTCGTACTCGCCGGAGAACCGCCCGGCGAACGCGAGTTGGGGCGCCGTCAACGCCACGATGGACATCGCGGCGGCCCGCCACGCGCTCACCGCGGCGGCGGACCTCGCCCCCGGGCACCCGGACGCGGGCCACTGGCGGAGTCTCGCCGGACGGCTCCCGCACTACCTGGTCAACGAGGACGGCGCGCTGGCGGAGTGGGCCTGGCCCGGACTGCGCGAGACGTACGACCATCGCCACCTCAGCCATCTCTACCCGGTGTGGCCGCTCGACGAGATCAACCCGTACGACACCCCTCGGCTGGCCGGCGCCGCTCACCGCGCGCTGGCGCTGCGGGGTTCGGAGAACGACTCGGCCCACGGCCATCTGCACCACGCGCTGGTCGCGGCGCGGCTGCGGGACCGCTCTCGGGTGTCCTCGGCGCTCGCGTCGGTACTGGCCGGGGACTTCTTCCACGACTCGCTGATGAGCGCGCACTACCCGGCCCGCGACGTCTACAACGCGGACGCCGCCCACGCGTTGCCGGCCGTCGTGCTGGAGATGCTGGTGCAGTCCACGCCGGGCCGGCTGGTCCTGCTGCCCGCGCTCCCGGCCGCGTACCCGCGAGGCTCGCTCCGGGGCGTCCGCACCCGGTTCGGCGCGGCGCTGGACCTCACCTGGACCCCGGACGAGGTCACCGCGGTGCTCCGTCCGGCACGCGACGTCAGGGTCGAGTTGCGTACGGGCCCGCCGCCCGGTGCCCCGGCGGGTGCGGCGGAGCCGGGCGCGGCGTCCTGGATCACGCTCACCGCGGGGGCCGACCGGGTCCTGACGGTGCCGCGACGGGAGGCGGCCGGCCGGTGA
- a CDS encoding LacI family DNA-binding transcriptional regulator encodes MVTLAEVAQHAGVSASTVSYVLSGKRSISGPTRERVELSIQQLGYHPNAGARALASSRSNIIALMVPLRTDMYVPVMMEIAIAVATTARTHGYDVLLLTGEEGPAAVRRIAGSSLADALILMDVELHDERLPVLRDTERAAVLIGLPADVAGLTCVDLDFEATGALCLDHLAGLGHREVAVIGEAPAVYERHTGFAERTIDGIRAKARETGVTVLHRPCEGGYAAMAQTLSRIFDERPGTTGFIVQNESAVEPLLNLLQQQGRAVPEDVSVVAVCPEQVAVQASVRLTSVAIPAQEMGRRAVELVAAKLTGRGADEVELIAPELTVRASTGPAPAV; translated from the coding sequence ATGGTCACCCTGGCCGAGGTCGCCCAGCACGCCGGAGTCTCCGCGAGCACGGTGAGCTACGTCCTCAGCGGGAAGCGGTCCATCTCCGGGCCCACCCGGGAGCGAGTGGAGCTGAGCATCCAACAGCTCGGCTACCACCCCAACGCCGGGGCCCGCGCGCTCGCCAGCAGCCGATCCAACATCATCGCCCTGATGGTGCCGTTGCGTACCGACATGTACGTGCCGGTGATGATGGAGATCGCCATCGCGGTGGCCACCACCGCCCGTACGCACGGCTACGACGTACTGCTCCTCACCGGTGAGGAAGGCCCGGCCGCCGTCCGGCGGATCGCCGGGAGTTCGCTGGCCGACGCGCTGATCCTCATGGACGTGGAACTGCACGACGAGCGCCTCCCCGTGCTCCGGGACACCGAACGGGCCGCCGTGCTCATCGGGTTGCCCGCAGACGTGGCCGGACTGACCTGTGTGGACCTCGACTTCGAGGCGACCGGGGCGCTGTGCCTGGATCATCTGGCCGGACTCGGGCACCGGGAGGTCGCCGTGATCGGCGAGGCACCCGCGGTCTACGAACGGCACACCGGCTTCGCCGAGCGCACCATCGACGGCATCCGGGCCAAGGCGCGGGAGACCGGAGTGACCGTGCTGCACCGGCCCTGCGAGGGCGGTTACGCGGCGATGGCGCAGACTCTGTCCCGGATCTTCGACGAACGGCCGGGCACCACCGGGTTCATCGTCCAGAACGAGTCCGCCGTGGAGCCGCTGCTCAACCTCCTCCAGCAGCAGGGCCGTGCCGTGCCCGAGGACGTCTCGGTGGTCGCGGTCTGCCCCGAACAGGTGGCGGTACAGGCCTCCGTGCGGCTCACCTCCGTCGCCATTCCCGCCCAGGAGATGGGGCGCCGGGCGGTCGAGCTGGTGGCGGCCAAGCTCACCGGCCGAGGCGCGGACGAGGTCGAGCTGATCGCGCCGGAGCTGACGGTACGGGCCAGTACGGGGCCCGCCCCCGCGGTGTGA
- a CDS encoding YceI family protein, producing the protein MNIFSRSSTPRRTVDPGTDTTVAPAAVLPPPALKGLTGEWMIDPAHSRIGFSVRHAMVTTVRGSFAEYESLLYFDGSTPSRSRAEIAIATASVDTGVEQRDAHLVGREFLDARKHPRMVFTSSAVSLVAQDLFRMTGDLTIRGTTNPVDLDLTYIGHVTDPFGYERVGFDGTTTINRTDWGLTYNARLAEGGAMVSEKLRLQFDIAAIRKPVA; encoded by the coding sequence ATGAACATCTTCAGCCGCAGCTCAACGCCCCGACGCACAGTTGACCCGGGCACGGACACGACGGTCGCGCCTGCCGCCGTGCTTCCCCCTCCCGCGCTGAAGGGACTCACCGGAGAATGGATGATCGATCCGGCGCACAGCAGGATCGGATTCTCCGTGCGGCACGCCATGGTGACGACGGTGCGGGGTTCCTTCGCCGAGTACGAGAGCCTCCTCTACTTCGACGGCAGTACCCCCTCCCGCTCCCGGGCCGAGATCGCCATCGCCACCGCCAGCGTCGACACCGGCGTGGAACAGCGCGACGCGCACCTCGTCGGGCGGGAGTTCCTGGACGCCCGGAAGCACCCCCGGATGGTCTTCACCAGCTCCGCCGTGAGCCTCGTCGCCCAGGACCTCTTCCGTATGACGGGAGACCTCACGATCAGGGGCACCACCAACCCGGTAGACCTGGACCTCACCTACATCGGGCACGTCACCGACCCGTTCGGCTACGAACGGGTCGGCTTCGACGGCACCACCACCATCAACCGCACCGACTGGGGCCTCACCTACAACGCCCGCCTCGCCGAAGGCGGAGCCATGGTCAGCGAGAAGCTCCGCCTCCAGTTCGACATCGCCGCGATCCGGAAGCCGGTCGCGTAG
- a CDS encoding SDR family NAD(P)-dependent oxidoreductase: protein MGIDEKAVHGAATSPPTVYGLRGRSFVVTGGSRGLGYATARLLAAEGASVAICGRNRESLTRAASGLREEFGVRVLTESVDVLAQGELEDFTRRAGELLGGLDGLVANIGGKRGGGLLESTREDWAATWELNGGHAVRAIRAALDSVRPGSSVVLVSSVSGWKPRFPAQYGAAKASEIYLAGALCQELAPRRIRVNTVSPGSILIPGKSWDRLRRRDPEAYEAYARRNPSGRLLDAEEVAQVIGFLLSPVSGAMNGAHVPVDGGQPQAGLGPER, encoded by the coding sequence ATGGGCATAGATGAAAAAGCTGTGCACGGCGCAGCGACGAGTCCGCCAACGGTCTATGGACTGCGAGGCCGATCGTTTGTGGTGACCGGAGGCAGCAGGGGGTTGGGCTACGCGACGGCGCGTCTCCTTGCCGCAGAGGGGGCGTCGGTAGCGATCTGCGGCCGGAACCGCGAGAGCCTCACGCGTGCGGCGTCCGGGTTGCGCGAAGAGTTCGGCGTTCGCGTGCTGACGGAATCGGTGGACGTGCTGGCACAGGGTGAGCTGGAGGACTTCACCCGGCGTGCAGGAGAACTCCTCGGCGGGCTCGACGGCTTGGTCGCCAACATTGGTGGCAAGCGTGGCGGTGGCCTTCTCGAGTCGACTCGAGAAGACTGGGCAGCGACCTGGGAACTGAACGGCGGCCATGCCGTGCGCGCCATCCGCGCTGCCCTCGACAGCGTTCGCCCCGGTAGTTCCGTGGTGCTGGTCTCCTCCGTCTCGGGGTGGAAGCCACGTTTTCCGGCGCAGTACGGCGCTGCGAAGGCCTCGGAGATCTACCTCGCGGGCGCACTGTGTCAGGAACTCGCCCCCCGCCGGATTCGGGTCAACACGGTCAGCCCCGGCTCGATCCTCATACCGGGAAAGAGCTGGGACCGGCTGCGGCGTCGGGACCCTGAGGCTTATGAGGCGTACGCCCGGAGGAACCCCAGCGGGCGGCTGCTCGACGCGGAGGAAGTCGCGCAGGTTATTGGATTCCTGCTGTCGCCGGTGTCGGGAGCGATGAACGGAGCTCACGTTCCGGTCGACGGCGGGCAGCCGCAGGCGGGCCTGGGGCCGGAGCGGTGA